A single window of Mycobacterium sp. ITM-2016-00318 DNA harbors:
- a CDS encoding amidohydrolase family protein, which yields MRIIDADGHVAEGASLALEALRRWPNHIVVRTDSPGLVIEGRNYPESSGPGAGCPTQHGISAAEGINCRSAEGVLGDADRDQIDTMVLYPSLGLCTPTLEDPEFAAGFARLYNEWIADYCGSSGGRLHGIAVTPIEHGEVAVDIMREAKDLGLVATHVPPALRMRNLDHPDLDPFYAAAVELEMPLGIHGAPGVHLPKIGVDRFTNYIQVHCISFPFDQMTAMTALVSGGVFDRHPELRVAFLEAGVGWVPFFIDRLHEHFEKRGDWIEGGWQRDPQEYLEAGNIWATCEPEEPILPGVIDVLGDDFIMFASDYPHWDGEWPESTKHLRTRPDITEDTRAKIGGLNAQRFYGLN from the coding sequence ATGCGGATCATCGACGCTGACGGACACGTCGCCGAAGGGGCATCGTTGGCGCTCGAGGCTTTGCGGCGCTGGCCGAACCACATAGTCGTGCGGACCGACTCGCCCGGCCTGGTGATCGAGGGCCGCAACTATCCGGAATCCAGCGGGCCCGGCGCGGGCTGCCCGACACAACACGGCATCTCCGCTGCGGAGGGCATCAACTGCCGGTCGGCCGAGGGTGTCCTTGGCGACGCCGACCGCGACCAGATCGACACGATGGTGCTCTATCCAAGCCTCGGGCTCTGCACGCCGACGCTCGAAGACCCCGAGTTCGCCGCGGGCTTCGCGCGGCTCTACAACGAGTGGATCGCGGACTACTGCGGATCATCGGGCGGCCGTCTGCACGGTATAGCCGTCACCCCGATCGAGCACGGCGAAGTGGCTGTCGACATCATGCGTGAGGCCAAGGATCTCGGGCTGGTCGCCACCCACGTCCCACCCGCACTGAGAATGCGCAACCTCGACCATCCTGACCTCGACCCGTTTTATGCGGCGGCGGTCGAACTGGAAATGCCGCTCGGGATCCACGGCGCACCGGGCGTGCATCTACCGAAAATCGGCGTCGACCGGTTTACCAACTACATTCAGGTGCACTGCATCAGCTTTCCGTTCGACCAGATGACGGCGATGACCGCACTGGTATCAGGGGGTGTTTTCGATCGCCACCCCGAACTCCGGGTGGCGTTCCTCGAAGCGGGTGTGGGCTGGGTGCCGTTCTTCATCGACCGGCTGCATGAGCACTTCGAGAAGCGTGGCGACTGGATCGAAGGCGGCTGGCAACGCGATCCGCAGGAGTATCTGGAGGCGGGCAACATCTGGGCGACGTGCGAGCCCGAGGAACCCATTCTCCCGGGCGTCATCGACGTCCTTGGCGACGACTTCATCATGTTCGCCAGCGACTATCCGCACTGGGACGGCGAATGGCCGGAGAGCACGAAGCATCTGCGAACGCGACCCGACATCACCGAGGACACGCGCGCGAAGATCGGCGGGCTGAACGCGCAACGCTTCTACGGCCTCAACTAG
- a CDS encoding amidohydrolase family protein, producing the protein MRTDDLILVSIDDHVVEPPDMFLNHVPAKYKAEAPIVVTDDKGVDQWMYQGRPQGVSGLNAVVSWPAEEWGRDPAGFAEMRPGVYDVHERVRDMNRNGILASMCFPTFTGFSARHLNMHREDVTLVMVSAYNDWHIDEWAGSYPDRFIPIAVLPTWNPEAMCTEIRRVAAKGCRAVTMPELPHLEGLPSYHDDEYWGPVFRTLSEENVVMCLHIGTGFGAISMAPNAPIDNLIILATQVSAMCAQDLLWGPAMRNYPDLKFAFSEGGIGWIPFYLDRSDRHYTNQKWLRRDFGDKLPSDVFREHSLACYVTDKTSLKLRHEIGIDIIAWECDYPHSDCFWPDAPEQVLAELTAAGADDTDINKITWQNSCRFFGWDPFKLTPKEQATTGALRAKAADVDVSIRPRKEWARLYAQKQLANTT; encoded by the coding sequence ATGCGGACCGATGACCTGATCCTGGTGAGCATCGACGACCACGTCGTCGAACCGCCCGACATGTTCCTCAACCATGTGCCTGCCAAGTACAAAGCAGAGGCGCCGATCGTCGTTACCGACGACAAGGGCGTCGACCAGTGGATGTATCAGGGCAGGCCACAGGGCGTCAGCGGCCTCAACGCCGTGGTGTCATGGCCGGCAGAGGAGTGGGGCCGCGACCCCGCCGGCTTCGCCGAGATGCGGCCGGGCGTCTACGACGTCCACGAGCGTGTCCGCGACATGAACCGCAACGGCATCCTCGCGTCGATGTGCTTCCCGACGTTCACCGGATTCTCCGCGCGTCATCTCAACATGCACCGCGAGGACGTCACGCTGGTGATGGTGTCGGCCTACAACGACTGGCACATCGACGAGTGGGCGGGCAGCTACCCCGACCGATTCATCCCGATCGCGGTGCTGCCGACATGGAACCCCGAGGCGATGTGCACCGAGATCCGCCGCGTCGCCGCCAAGGGCTGCCGTGCCGTCACGATGCCGGAACTGCCTCACCTGGAAGGCCTTCCCAGCTATCACGACGACGAATACTGGGGACCGGTGTTTCGTACCCTGTCCGAGGAGAACGTGGTGATGTGCCTGCACATCGGCACCGGCTTCGGGGCGATCAGCATGGCGCCCAACGCACCGATCGACAACCTGATCATCCTCGCCACCCAGGTGTCGGCGATGTGCGCACAGGATCTGCTGTGGGGACCGGCGATGCGCAACTATCCGGATCTGAAGTTCGCGTTCTCCGAGGGGGGCATCGGCTGGATTCCGTTCTACCTCGACCGCAGCGACCGGCATTACACGAACCAGAAGTGGTTGCGGCGAGACTTCGGCGACAAGCTGCCGAGCGACGTGTTCCGCGAGCACTCGCTGGCCTGCTATGTCACCGACAAGACGTCGTTGAAGCTGCGCCATGAGATCGGCATCGACATCATCGCGTGGGAGTGCGACTATCCGCACTCCGACTGCTTCTGGCCCGATGCGCCCGAACAGGTGCTGGCCGAGTTGACCGCCGCGGGTGCCGACGACACCGACATCAACAAGATCACCTGGCAGAACTCGTGCCGGTTCTTCGGTTGGGATCCGTTCAAGCTGACCCCGAAGGAGCAGGCGACGACGGGCGCGCTGCGCGCCAAGGCTGCCGACGTCGACGTCTCGATCCGGCCCCGCAAGGAGTGGGCGCGGCTTTACGCGCAGAAGCAGCTCGCCAACACCACGTGA
- a CDS encoding TetR/AcrR family transcriptional regulator translates to MTVLPDAQRVRPGTSPAERIRNAAMKSFATHGFTNTSLRAVASAAGVSLGLVQHHFATKEGLIKAVDDYVLTVVITQITQEIPASTSDSVAEIGDRVTRMISELPDIVDYVGRALIDGRPVGYTIFDALLNSGTARWNQRGERGETRPDLDLTWAAVNSLVLALGTFILRGHIERNLPEPLTSPAQLQRWHASVTMLLREGLFRRPE, encoded by the coding sequence GTGACCGTGCTTCCGGACGCCCAGCGCGTCCGCCCGGGTACCTCTCCCGCAGAACGAATCCGCAATGCGGCGATGAAGAGCTTCGCGACACATGGCTTCACCAACACATCCCTGCGCGCGGTTGCGTCGGCAGCCGGTGTGTCACTTGGTTTGGTGCAACACCATTTCGCCACGAAAGAGGGTTTGATCAAGGCGGTGGACGACTACGTCCTCACCGTGGTGATAACCCAGATCACACAGGAGATACCGGCCAGCACATCGGACTCTGTCGCCGAAATCGGCGATCGAGTGACCCGGATGATCTCCGAGCTGCCGGACATCGTCGACTATGTCGGACGTGCGTTGATCGACGGCCGACCAGTCGGCTACACGATCTTCGACGCCCTGCTGAATTCCGGCACCGCTCGCTGGAATCAACGCGGCGAACGCGGCGAGACCCGACCAGATCTCGATCTGACGTGGGCTGCGGTCAACTCACTCGTGCTGGCTCTCGGCACTTTCATCCTGCGCGGCCACATCGAACGCAATCTGCCCGAGCCGCTGACCAGTCCCGCTCAATTGCAACGGTGGCATGCTTCGGTCACCATGCTGCTGCGCGAAGGGTTGTTCCGTCGCCCCGAGTAG
- a CDS encoding helix-turn-helix transcriptional regulator, producing MTGSALSDRDLPGTANSDLGTVTANRPGRVIELRRGGRALGGSYLYQGEGLITGWHSHEVHQIEYAIGGVVEVETASAHYLLPPQQAAWIPAGLEHQATMSPDVRTIAVMFDGQMIPTGRDRARILAVSPLIREMMIYALRWPIDRPHGDDISDAFFRTLADLVTEALDHEAPLSLPTSEHPIVAAAMNYTKKHLQSATADQVSRAVAVSERTLRRLFHDQLGLSWRTYLLHARMLRAMALLASPGQAVQETSTAVGFDSLSSFTRAFTQFSGETPSTYRKRIVGERV from the coding sequence ATGACCGGCTCTGCGCTTTCGGACAGAGATTTGCCCGGAACGGCCAACAGCGATCTGGGCACCGTAACGGCCAACCGCCCCGGACGGGTCATCGAGCTGCGTCGCGGGGGGCGGGCGCTCGGCGGAAGCTACCTGTATCAGGGCGAAGGCCTGATCACCGGCTGGCATTCGCACGAAGTGCACCAGATCGAGTACGCGATCGGCGGTGTCGTCGAGGTCGAGACCGCCTCGGCGCACTACCTCCTGCCACCCCAGCAGGCGGCCTGGATCCCCGCCGGGCTCGAACACCAGGCGACGATGTCTCCCGATGTGCGGACCATCGCGGTGATGTTCGACGGTCAGATGATCCCGACCGGCCGCGACCGCGCCCGAATACTCGCGGTCTCGCCGCTCATCCGCGAGATGATGATCTATGCGCTGCGCTGGCCGATCGATCGCCCACACGGTGACGACATCTCCGACGCCTTCTTCCGGACCCTTGCCGACCTGGTGACCGAGGCGCTGGACCATGAAGCGCCGCTGAGCCTTCCGACGTCCGAGCATCCCATCGTCGCCGCGGCGATGAACTACACCAAGAAGCACCTGCAGTCGGCGACAGCGGATCAGGTGAGCCGCGCGGTCGCGGTGTCCGAACGCACTCTCCGCCGCCTCTTCCACGATCAACTCGGGCTCTCATGGCGCACCTACCTGCTGCACGCCCGCATGCTGCGCGCGATGGCACTCCTGGCCTCACCAGGGCAGGCGGTGCAGGAGACGTCGACTGCGGTCGGTTTCGACAGCCTGAGCTCGTTCACCCGCGCGTTCACCCAGTTCAGCGGTGAGACGCCGTCGACATACCGGAAACGGATTGTCGGCGAGCGGGTTTGA
- a CDS encoding enoyl-CoA hydratase/isomerase family protein: MTLERRELESVIYEREPPIARIILNRPDKANTKDASLVQEVDACLREADRDKGIKVVILKANGKGFCGGHVARWGPDENPYPDFGDTFEDLYKGTADLFLWPTLYLWEFPKPTISQIHGYCMGGGIYLGLLTDFCVASEDAYFQMPLAQSLGEPGGHTMIEPWLLMNWHRTMDWLLLAPTLSAQEALEWGLLNKVVPRDELEDTVEEMARKVSQIPLTTLMAVKSNVKRAYELMGMRVHLQMSHVMTNMVGAASDVQERRAELIQSGLKPKDFIEREQET, from the coding sequence ATGACGTTGGAGCGGCGCGAGCTGGAGTCGGTGATCTATGAGCGTGAGCCGCCGATCGCCCGGATCATCCTCAACCGTCCGGACAAGGCGAACACGAAGGATGCCAGTCTGGTGCAGGAAGTCGACGCCTGCCTTCGTGAAGCCGACCGCGACAAAGGAATCAAGGTCGTGATTCTCAAGGCGAACGGCAAGGGCTTCTGCGGCGGTCACGTCGCCAGGTGGGGACCCGACGAGAATCCCTACCCCGACTTCGGCGACACGTTCGAGGATCTGTACAAGGGCACGGCCGACCTGTTCCTGTGGCCGACGTTGTACCTGTGGGAGTTCCCCAAGCCGACAATCAGCCAGATCCACGGCTATTGCATGGGCGGTGGAATCTATCTCGGGCTCCTGACGGATTTCTGCGTCGCGTCCGAGGATGCGTACTTCCAAATGCCGCTTGCGCAGAGCCTCGGCGAGCCCGGCGGACACACGATGATCGAACCGTGGTTGCTGATGAACTGGCACCGCACGATGGACTGGCTGCTCCTGGCCCCGACGCTGTCCGCACAGGAGGCGCTGGAATGGGGTCTGCTCAACAAGGTCGTGCCGCGCGATGAGCTCGAGGACACCGTCGAGGAGATGGCACGAAAGGTCTCCCAGATCCCGCTCACCACGCTGATGGCGGTGAAGAGCAACGTCAAGCGTGCCTATGAGCTGATGGGTATGCGCGTGCACCTGCAGATGAGCCACGTCATGACGAACATGGTCGGGGCGGCGTCGGATGTTCAGGAGCGGCGAGCCGAGCTCATCCAGTCAGGCTTGAAGCCAAAGGATTTCATCGAGCGCGAGCAGGAAACCTAG
- a CDS encoding acyl-CoA dehydrogenase family protein gives MNLELTDEQLALRDTVRQYLAEKASVPGHVRPMLDDPTGSTDDVWHGLARLGATGVLVPHEHGGAGMTMVDAGVVAEELGAALYPGPWLSSAVAATRALTRTGAGGELLAGIADGTVVATVGGVTGSRPSADRRTLHGELTAVPDVAAATVLLVFADGADGPALYSVDPASRGVTVSARAHVDPTRKLFDVTLDGVAARRLADAPADAVEALVDDILIALAADAVGVANAVMQLAVDYAKVRKQFDQPIGSFQAVQHLCVDMYESVELARSGVIHALWAADCAEPAERHLAAIRAKAFAGRLAAVGDTAIQVFGGIGFTWEHDAHLYLKRLLGWSALFGPPDRYLEEVGAILASQLDRKVLL, from the coding sequence ATGAATCTCGAACTCACCGACGAGCAGCTCGCGCTGCGCGACACCGTGCGGCAGTACCTCGCCGAGAAGGCAAGTGTGCCAGGACATGTACGCCCCATGCTCGATGACCCGACGGGCAGCACCGACGATGTCTGGCACGGGCTGGCGAGGCTGGGCGCGACGGGTGTGCTCGTCCCCCACGAGCACGGGGGCGCGGGCATGACGATGGTGGACGCCGGCGTCGTCGCCGAGGAGCTGGGCGCGGCGCTGTACCCCGGGCCGTGGTTGTCGAGTGCCGTCGCCGCAACCCGTGCGCTGACGCGGACCGGCGCCGGCGGCGAGCTGCTGGCCGGAATCGCCGACGGTACAGTCGTCGCCACGGTCGGCGGGGTGACCGGGTCGCGGCCTTCTGCCGATCGTAGGACTCTGCACGGCGAGCTGACTGCCGTGCCTGATGTCGCCGCGGCGACGGTCTTGTTGGTGTTCGCAGACGGGGCGGACGGCCCCGCACTCTATTCCGTCGACCCCGCCTCGCGCGGTGTCACCGTGTCGGCACGAGCCCACGTCGACCCGACGCGAAAGCTGTTCGACGTCACGCTCGACGGCGTGGCCGCGCGCCGGTTGGCCGATGCACCCGCCGATGCGGTCGAAGCGCTCGTCGACGACATCCTCATCGCCCTGGCCGCCGATGCGGTCGGTGTCGCGAACGCGGTGATGCAGCTGGCCGTCGATTACGCAAAGGTGCGAAAGCAATTCGACCAGCCGATCGGCAGCTTTCAGGCCGTCCAGCATCTGTGCGTCGACATGTACGAGTCGGTCGAACTCGCTCGCAGCGGCGTCATCCACGCGTTGTGGGCGGCCGACTGCGCCGAGCCGGCCGAGCGACACCTCGCCGCGATACGCGCCAAAGCCTTCGCGGGCCGGCTGGCCGCCGTCGGAGACACCGCGATCCAGGTGTTCGGCGGCATCGGCTTCACCTGGGAGCACGACGCCCACCTGTATCTCAAGCGCCTGCTCGGCTGGAGCGCTTTGTTCGGCCCACCCGACCGCTACCTGGAAGAGGTCGGCGCGATTCTCGCCAGTCAACTCGACCGAAAGGTATTGCTATGA
- a CDS encoding FAD-binding protein, translating to MNWDKSVDLLIAGSGGGGMVAALAAVDAGIEPLVVEKQDLLGGSTGMSGGMVWLPDNPLMRADGIADSHEDGLAYFDAVVGDIGEASSPARRETFLTAGYQMIDFLLREGVRMVRCPGWSDYYPDHKGGNSAGRSVEGIPWDSAALGVWSDKVQPSMAKNYGFVVKTNELRSVQYFNRSPRAFAVAMRVFLRTHLAKLRRRDLMTNGASMIGQILEVLIDATGEPPVWTNAAMEDLIVENGRVAGARITHNGSPVNVQARKGVLLAAGGFSRNADMRRRYSGDQPNDGSWSIANAGDTGEVLQTAMNLGAKTDLLDEAWWLPMVFLADPGAASLGSGRQRPGAIYVDGSGKRFCNESNSYVEVGKAMYANKAVPCWQVFDEGYVSRYVSGANPLKKRTLSPALIEQGAVKRAETVADLARQIDVSPDALEETVKRFNEFALQGQDPDFGRGQSAYNHCLGDPGFKPNAAVGPLDKAPYYATRVFPADVGTCGGLITNEHAQVLNERDEVIDGLYATGNITATVMGRNYLGAGGSIANTMVFGYVAALHAAAR from the coding sequence ATGAACTGGGACAAATCTGTCGACCTGCTGATCGCGGGCAGCGGCGGCGGCGGAATGGTCGCCGCGCTGGCCGCCGTCGACGCCGGAATCGAGCCGCTGGTTGTCGAAAAGCAGGACCTGCTAGGCGGTTCCACCGGAATGTCGGGCGGCATGGTGTGGCTACCGGACAACCCGCTGATGCGCGCTGACGGCATTGCGGATTCACACGAGGACGGGCTGGCCTACTTCGACGCCGTCGTCGGTGACATCGGTGAGGCATCGTCGCCCGCCCGGCGCGAGACCTTCCTCACCGCCGGCTACCAGATGATCGACTTCCTGCTGCGTGAAGGTGTTCGGATGGTTCGCTGCCCGGGCTGGAGCGACTACTACCCGGACCACAAGGGCGGCAACTCGGCAGGCAGATCCGTAGAGGGAATTCCATGGGACTCGGCTGCGCTCGGTGTGTGGAGCGACAAAGTCCAACCCTCGATGGCCAAGAACTACGGGTTCGTGGTCAAGACCAACGAGCTGCGCTCGGTGCAGTACTTCAACCGGTCGCCGCGCGCGTTCGCCGTGGCGATGCGGGTGTTCCTGCGGACCCACCTCGCCAAGCTCCGGCGACGCGACCTGATGACCAACGGTGCGTCCATGATCGGCCAGATCCTCGAGGTGCTGATCGATGCAACGGGCGAACCGCCGGTGTGGACGAACGCCGCGATGGAGGACCTCATCGTCGAGAACGGCCGGGTGGCGGGTGCCCGGATCACCCACAACGGCTCGCCGGTGAATGTGCAGGCGCGCAAAGGAGTTCTGCTTGCGGCGGGCGGCTTCAGCCGTAACGCCGATATGCGTCGCCGGTACAGCGGTGACCAGCCCAACGACGGGAGCTGGTCGATAGCAAACGCCGGCGACACAGGGGAGGTGCTGCAGACTGCGATGAACCTGGGCGCCAAGACCGACCTGCTGGACGAGGCGTGGTGGCTGCCGATGGTTTTCCTCGCGGACCCCGGCGCCGCCTCACTCGGTTCGGGACGGCAGCGCCCGGGTGCGATCTACGTCGACGGGTCGGGCAAGCGGTTTTGCAACGAGTCGAATTCCTACGTCGAGGTCGGCAAGGCGATGTATGCGAACAAGGCGGTGCCGTGCTGGCAGGTCTTCGACGAGGGTTACGTGAGCCGGTACGTCTCGGGTGCCAACCCGCTGAAGAAGCGCACGCTGTCTCCGGCGCTGATCGAGCAGGGTGCCGTCAAGCGTGCCGAGACGGTTGCCGACCTCGCGCGACAGATCGATGTCTCACCCGATGCGCTGGAGGAAACGGTCAAGCGTTTCAACGAGTTTGCGTTGCAGGGACAGGATCCCGATTTCGGCCGGGGTCAGTCGGCCTACAACCACTGCCTTGGCGATCCTGGGTTCAAGCCCAATGCGGCGGTCGGTCCGCTCGACAAGGCGCCGTACTACGCGACGCGCGTGTTTCCCGCCGATGTCGGCACCTGCGGTGGGCTGATCACCAATGAGCACGCTCAGGTGCTCAACGAACGCGACGAGGTGATCGACGGCCTTTATGCGACGGGCAACATCACCGCGACCGTGATGGGACGTAACTATCTGGGCGCGGGTGGCAGCATCGCCAACACAATGGTGTTCGGCTATGTGGCCGCGCTGCACGCCGCGGCTCGCTAG
- a CDS encoding Rieske 2Fe-2S domain-containing protein: MAKTDWTPLPVPWAVQSVDRIPKQRYYDPEFYALESELFWPRVWQMACRLEEIPKPGDFVEYEILDQSVVVVRVDASTVRAYYNSCRHRGMKLVEGSGSRRNLVCPFHGWCWGLDGRSTFVLRSEEFDESNLGAEDLALASVRCELWGGCAWINLDDDAPPLRDCVEPFASKHDEWKVSALRVEWWKSCLLPVNWKLATAAFMEGYHVPQTHPQLLPSSHHPEASGVHPLIETSLYFMRTLGSGMAGMTHENDVRIAEGLQNMSLPNDPTEAMGIWRCAVNDAVTTWHRARGCDFPDLNDLERRGVLEPIGFCFPHYFLLPQYSSASSYRIRPLGPEQTLFEVWSLTRYPNDQSQGKPTAPEPLAPDDPSWPMIPAQDFSNLPKQQKGLHAKGFEYMRLSDRIEGLISNYERVIDGFLAGLPYERLVPAIQKTNTTIDVPVADLGLTETVPAS, encoded by the coding sequence TTGGCCAAGACGGACTGGACGCCACTTCCGGTGCCGTGGGCGGTTCAGTCCGTGGACAGGATCCCGAAGCAGCGCTACTACGACCCGGAGTTCTATGCGCTGGAGTCAGAGCTCTTCTGGCCCCGCGTCTGGCAGATGGCATGCCGGTTGGAGGAGATCCCGAAACCCGGCGACTTCGTCGAGTACGAGATTCTCGATCAGTCGGTCGTCGTGGTCCGGGTCGACGCATCCACTGTGCGCGCCTATTACAACTCCTGTCGCCACCGCGGCATGAAACTGGTGGAAGGCAGCGGGTCTCGGCGTAATCTGGTGTGCCCGTTCCACGGATGGTGCTGGGGCCTCGACGGTAGGAGCACATTCGTCCTGCGGTCCGAGGAGTTCGACGAAAGCAATTTGGGTGCGGAGGATCTCGCGCTTGCTTCGGTGCGATGCGAGCTGTGGGGCGGCTGCGCATGGATCAACCTCGATGACGATGCTCCGCCGCTGCGCGACTGCGTCGAACCCTTCGCCTCCAAACACGACGAATGGAAAGTCTCGGCCCTGCGCGTGGAGTGGTGGAAATCCTGCCTGCTGCCGGTGAACTGGAAGCTGGCGACGGCGGCGTTCATGGAGGGCTACCACGTGCCCCAGACTCATCCGCAACTGCTTCCCTCGTCGCACCACCCGGAAGCTTCGGGGGTGCACCCGCTGATCGAGACGAGCCTGTACTTCATGCGGACCCTCGGCTCCGGAATGGCCGGCATGACCCACGAGAACGATGTGCGCATCGCCGAGGGGCTGCAGAACATGTCGCTGCCGAACGATCCGACCGAGGCGATGGGAATCTGGCGGTGCGCGGTCAACGATGCCGTCACCACGTGGCACCGTGCGCGAGGCTGCGACTTTCCCGACCTCAACGACCTCGAGCGGCGCGGTGTGCTCGAGCCCATCGGCTTCTGCTTCCCGCACTACTTCCTTCTGCCCCAGTACAGCAGCGCGTCCTCCTACCGGATCCGCCCGCTCGGGCCCGAGCAGACGTTGTTCGAGGTGTGGTCACTGACCCGCTACCCGAACGACCAATCGCAAGGTAAGCCGACCGCGCCGGAGCCGCTGGCACCTGATGACCCGAGTTGGCCGATGATTCCTGCGCAGGACTTCTCGAATCTGCCCAAGCAGCAGAAAGGGCTGCACGCCAAGGGCTTCGAATACATGCGGCTTTCCGACCGCATCGAAGGGCTGATCTCCAATTACGAGCGGGTCATCGACGGCTTTCTCGCCGGTCTGCCGTATGAGCGGCTGGTGCCTGCGATTCAGAAGACGAACACGACCATCGACGTACCCGTCGCCGACCTCGGTCTTACCGAGACGGTTCCCGCCTCATGA
- a CDS encoding CaiB/BaiF CoA-transferase family protein, which translates to MSQVLSGVRVVELASWTYVPSAGAALADWGADVIKVEDVNAGDPGRALVIGGFTRQNARADVDFILEIGNRGKRSVGIDIKTDTGRELFGRLLATADVFLTNWRPGALERARLTVDDIRSFNPNIIIARGTGAGVRGPDREKGGFDAATYLSRGGVSYTMTPFGTETPAVQGPGFGDLQGGITLAGGVCAALFRRERTGEPSVVDSSLLAQAMWTIAPSISVADLFGIDGIPGAPPGLAINPLVNRYKTRDGRWLQMVFLQPDRFWAGFCERIGLPELATDERFVPSSNLIANAEEACKLVGERLASEDLDYWREALADEPGVWAALATPKETLNDPQVIPNGYVIPNVDDHGVEYQIVAAPVQFDETPPRAARAPEHGQHTEEILLELDLDWDDISAAKDSGAIL; encoded by the coding sequence ATGAGCCAGGTTCTGAGCGGCGTACGTGTCGTCGAGCTCGCCTCGTGGACCTACGTGCCGTCTGCGGGTGCCGCGCTGGCCGATTGGGGCGCCGACGTCATCAAGGTGGAGGACGTCAACGCGGGTGACCCGGGACGCGCACTGGTGATCGGCGGCTTCACCCGCCAGAACGCCCGCGCCGACGTCGACTTCATTCTCGAGATCGGCAACCGCGGCAAACGCAGCGTCGGCATCGACATCAAGACCGACACGGGCCGCGAGCTGTTCGGTCGGCTGCTGGCCACCGCCGATGTGTTCCTGACCAACTGGCGTCCCGGCGCGCTGGAGCGGGCACGGCTGACGGTCGACGACATCCGCTCGTTCAATCCGAACATCATCATCGCCCGCGGCACCGGCGCCGGTGTACGCGGACCGGACCGCGAGAAGGGCGGCTTCGACGCCGCGACCTACCTGTCGCGCGGCGGAGTGTCCTACACCATGACACCGTTCGGCACCGAGACGCCCGCCGTGCAGGGGCCGGGGTTCGGCGACCTGCAGGGCGGGATCACACTCGCAGGCGGTGTCTGCGCCGCACTGTTCCGCCGCGAACGCACCGGCGAGCCGTCCGTCGTCGATTCGTCATTGCTGGCCCAGGCGATGTGGACGATCGCCCCGTCGATCTCGGTCGCCGACCTGTTCGGCATCGACGGGATCCCCGGTGCACCACCGGGACTGGCGATCAACCCGCTGGTGAATCGCTACAAGACCCGCGATGGCAGGTGGCTGCAGATGGTGTTCCTGCAGCCGGACCGGTTCTGGGCGGGATTCTGCGAGCGGATCGGCCTGCCCGAGCTGGCCACCGACGAGCGCTTCGTCCCGTCGAGCAATCTCATCGCCAATGCCGAGGAGGCGTGCAAGCTCGTCGGCGAGAGGCTCGCCAGCGAGGATCTCGATTACTGGCGCGAGGCACTTGCCGACGAGCCGGGGGTGTGGGCGGCGCTGGCGACGCCGAAGGAGACGCTCAACGACCCGCAGGTGATTCCGAACGGCTACGTCATCCCCAACGTCGACGACCACGGTGTCGAGTATCAGATCGTCGCCGCACCAGTACAATTCGACGAGACACCTCCGCGTGCGGCCCGTGCTCCAGAACATGGACAGCACACCGAGGAGATCCTGCTGGAGCTCGACCTCGACTGGGATGACATCTCGGCGGCCAAGGACAGCGGCGCGATTCTGTAG